A DNA window from Burkholderia sp. HI2500 contains the following coding sequences:
- a CDS encoding LuxR C-terminal-related transcriptional regulator: MAHPPDRADAPPTELVLKTTAPRVPAQLLARARLSLAAPAFDGRPVTLVQAPAGYGKTSLLAQWRRETLALGRAVVWLSADERDDAARLLQGLVQAVRTGCARPGFGRLIPVGTADAARALEGVTAWLAEVAQLSIDALLIVDDAERLPPTGLDALTYVLHNAPQNLHVVVAARRGLDHVAGDLLAGGQCTLAGPDWLRFTLDETIALVGGRFAQRVDADACARLFERVDGWPLGLQLAMAAMARSADPRQAVDALAARVDGTRDRLVELLLANLSADDTVFLTRTSVADRLHPSLCAALLDDAGAPDRLARLARDTPLFIASDDSDWCRLHPLVRDTLRDRLAAGPDTERSALHARAAAWLDAHGMTEEAARHAYAAGQFEVAYALAQRCLEDAIKQGRINDVLDWLALLPDAELDKRPTLRVAVAWALALGERHVEAQRQIAGILADSGTPAAMRYECALILSAAAYYADEIDRFVELFEPWADFTPPAATWLAQMHANRLSARAIIVGEPAQARRFQHAAPRGETAAGFGYVARWGELITGLSYLREGQVRLADDALSPALARAEADLGRRHPLTCMLAAMCAALAYEADRVDQAAALLANRLDVLEHAGTPDTVLLGYRTAARIALLRGVEHRAIDLLEALDAMGVARRLPRLSVASLAEQVRIHAARYREATCHALVERIDAIAAAEFPSHGPLWRRPVVLLQATAHAGAALAARRWDDASAALDEAAVLAREMSMGQARIEIMALSAFAREQSCGGGRALLDEAMNLADLFGLTRTLADAHPAIADWARRAGDEAVAGAGPARHALPQPRIVPPAPRVAASPRAVPSVVLTPKERAILELLARNLSNKEIAVALAVGEETVKWHLKNLFGKLDASSRKHAVRRALVLGLLESAP, encoded by the coding sequence ATGGCTCACCCACCCGATCGCGCCGACGCGCCTCCCACCGAACTGGTCCTGAAGACGACCGCGCCGCGCGTGCCGGCGCAGTTGCTGGCCCGCGCGCGGCTGAGCCTTGCCGCACCCGCTTTCGACGGCCGGCCGGTCACGCTGGTGCAGGCGCCGGCCGGTTACGGCAAGACGTCGCTGCTCGCGCAATGGCGCCGCGAAACCCTCGCGCTCGGCCGTGCGGTCGTATGGCTGTCGGCCGACGAGCGCGACGATGCGGCGCGCTTGCTGCAAGGGCTCGTGCAGGCGGTGCGGACCGGTTGCGCGCGGCCCGGCTTCGGGCGCCTGATCCCGGTCGGCACGGCCGACGCGGCGCGCGCGCTGGAAGGCGTGACGGCGTGGCTGGCCGAGGTCGCGCAACTGTCGATCGATGCGCTGCTGATCGTCGACGATGCGGAGCGGTTGCCGCCCACCGGCCTCGATGCGCTGACCTACGTGCTGCACAACGCGCCGCAAAACCTGCATGTCGTGGTTGCCGCGCGGCGCGGGCTCGATCACGTGGCCGGCGACCTGCTCGCCGGCGGGCAGTGCACGCTCGCGGGCCCGGACTGGCTGCGCTTCACGCTCGACGAGACGATCGCGCTGGTCGGCGGGCGCTTTGCGCAGCGGGTCGACGCCGACGCGTGCGCGCGGCTGTTCGAACGCGTCGACGGCTGGCCGCTCGGCCTGCAGCTCGCGATGGCCGCGATGGCGCGCTCGGCCGATCCGCGCCAGGCGGTCGACGCACTCGCCGCCCGCGTGGACGGCACGCGCGACCGGCTCGTCGAGCTGCTGCTCGCGAACCTGTCGGCCGACGACACTGTGTTCCTGACGCGCACGAGCGTCGCCGATCGCCTGCATCCGTCGCTGTGCGCCGCGTTGCTCGACGACGCAGGCGCACCCGACCGTCTCGCCCGACTCGCACGCGACACGCCGCTGTTCATTGCGTCGGACGATTCGGACTGGTGCCGGCTGCATCCGCTCGTGCGCGACACGCTGCGCGACCGCCTGGCCGCGGGCCCGGACACCGAGCGCAGCGCGCTGCATGCACGGGCGGCTGCCTGGCTCGACGCGCACGGGATGACCGAGGAAGCCGCGCGCCACGCGTATGCGGCCGGCCAGTTCGAGGTCGCGTACGCGCTCGCGCAGCGCTGCCTCGAGGATGCGATCAAGCAGGGCCGCATCAACGACGTGCTCGACTGGCTCGCGCTGCTGCCCGACGCGGAGCTCGACAAGCGCCCGACGCTGCGTGTCGCGGTGGCCTGGGCGCTGGCGCTCGGCGAGCGCCATGTCGAGGCGCAACGCCAGATCGCGGGCATCCTCGCGGACTCCGGCACGCCCGCGGCGATGCGCTACGAATGCGCGCTGATCCTCAGCGCGGCCGCGTATTACGCCGACGAAATCGACCGCTTCGTCGAGCTGTTCGAGCCGTGGGCCGACTTCACGCCGCCGGCGGCGACGTGGCTCGCGCAAATGCACGCGAACCGGCTGTCGGCGCGCGCGATCATCGTCGGCGAACCGGCGCAGGCGCGCCGCTTCCAGCACGCGGCGCCGCGCGGCGAGACGGCGGCCGGGTTCGGCTACGTCGCACGCTGGGGCGAGCTGATCACGGGCCTGAGCTACCTGCGCGAGGGCCAGGTGCGGCTGGCCGACGACGCGCTGTCTCCGGCGCTGGCGCGTGCGGAAGCCGATCTCGGGCGCCGCCATCCGCTCACCTGCATGCTCGCGGCGATGTGCGCGGCGCTCGCGTACGAGGCCGACCGTGTCGACCAGGCCGCCGCGCTGCTCGCGAACCGCCTCGATGTGCTCGAACATGCGGGCACGCCTGACACCGTGCTGCTCGGCTATCGCACCGCCGCGCGCATCGCGCTGCTGCGCGGCGTCGAGCACCGCGCGATCGACCTGCTCGAAGCGCTCGACGCGATGGGTGTCGCGCGCCGCCTGCCGCGCCTGTCGGTCGCGAGCCTCGCCGAACAGGTGCGCATTCATGCGGCGCGTTATCGCGAGGCGACCTGCCACGCGCTCGTCGAGCGGATCGATGCAATCGCCGCGGCCGAGTTTCCGTCGCACGGGCCGTTGTGGCGGCGCCCCGTCGTGCTGCTTCAGGCCACCGCGCACGCGGGTGCCGCGCTGGCCGCGCGCCGCTGGGACGACGCAAGCGCAGCGCTCGACGAAGCCGCCGTGCTGGCCCGCGAAATGAGCATGGGGCAGGCGCGCATCGAGATCATGGCGCTCAGCGCGTTCGCGCGCGAACAGTCGTGCGGCGGCGGCCGTGCGTTGCTCGACGAAGCGATGAACCTGGCCGACCTGTTCGGGCTGACGCGCACGCTCGCCGACGCGCATCCGGCCATCGCCGACTGGGCGCGCCGTGCCGGCGACGAAGCGGTCGCCGGCGCCGGCCCCGCGCGGCACGCGCTGCCGCAGCCACGCATCGTGCCGCCGGCCCCGCGCGTCGCGGCCAGCCCGCGCGCGGTGCCGAGCGTCGT
- a CDS encoding universal stress protein — MYRHLLVTVDGSPGGIDAIGHALELARAVGARVTFMLTGAAPDSRLSGARLPEHGAKVEAAARAQGLSHAIAGAGHPGAGHPGAGHPGAGDAAPGALAAELGCDLIGVAALPHDADAAACAQRQHLLAMSGVPVLVCTSRRTPAEARVMARCLDAHRAVEGWLHALMTTGVPANVDAPQRQAADMQEALASLAALQHARVGTAAEARLFAALRIRAECVAAELDELDRQRQRDAQALDALMRIAAEGLPSAAFDTALARYAHGAFEQMGRMEGVIFPAARRYLGDADWAELDESLADGAAATPPRANEPNEPDDARRASD, encoded by the coding sequence ATGTACCGCCATCTGCTCGTGACGGTCGACGGCTCGCCCGGCGGCATCGACGCGATCGGCCATGCGCTCGAACTGGCGCGTGCGGTCGGCGCCCGGGTCACGTTCATGCTGACCGGCGCCGCGCCGGACTCGCGTTTATCCGGAGCGCGGCTGCCGGAGCACGGTGCGAAAGTGGAAGCCGCCGCGCGGGCACAGGGGTTGTCTCATGCGATCGCGGGGGCCGGCCATCCGGGGGCCGGCCATCCGGGGGCCGGCCATCCGGGGGCCGGCGACGCAGCGCCCGGTGCGCTGGCGGCCGAACTCGGCTGCGACCTGATCGGCGTCGCGGCGCTGCCGCACGATGCCGATGCGGCGGCCTGCGCGCAACGGCAGCACCTGCTCGCGATGAGCGGCGTGCCGGTGCTCGTGTGCACGTCGCGGCGCACGCCTGCCGAGGCGCGCGTGATGGCGCGTTGCCTCGATGCGCATCGTGCGGTCGAAGGGTGGCTGCATGCGTTGATGACGACCGGCGTACCCGCAAACGTGGACGCGCCGCAGCGGCAAGCGGCCGATATGCAGGAGGCGCTGGCATCGCTCGCCGCCTTGCAGCACGCCCGGGTCGGCACGGCCGCCGAAGCGCGCCTGTTCGCGGCATTGCGCATCCGTGCGGAGTGCGTCGCGGCCGAACTGGACGAACTCGACCGCCAGCGGCAGCGCGACGCGCAAGCCCTCGATGCGCTCATGCGGATCGCCGCGGAAGGGCTGCCGTCGGCCGCGTTCGACACGGCGCTCGCCCGCTATGCGCACGGCGCGTTCGAGCAGATGGGACGGATGGAAGGCGTGATTTTCCCGGCCGCGCGGCGCTATCTCGGCGACGCGGACTGGGCAGAGCTAGATGAATCGCTGGCGGACGGCGCAGCCGCGACGCCGCCACGCGCAAACGAACCGAACGAACCCGACGATGCGCGGCGCGCATCCGACTGA
- a CDS encoding quinone oxidoreductase family protein, whose product MAHAVRFHETGGPEVLRWEEVDVGDPGPGQVRLRHDAVGLNFADTYFRSGLYPVPLPAGLGVEAAGVVEAVGPGVTNVAVGDRVTYTGFLNTLGAYSTERLIPAAPLVRLPAGITCETAAAMTMRGLTSAYLLRRIHAFAPGDTILLHAAAGGVGLIVSQWAKLLGLKVIGTVSSEHKAEIARAHGCDHTIDYSREDVAKRVRELTDGAGVDVVFDSVGKDTFEGSLDSLKRRGLMVCVGTASGPIPPFDPQRLAMKGSLYLTRPALADYIADPAEKNDLAGELFAHVAAGRIRIEINQRYALQDAAQAHRDLESRKTTGSSVFMV is encoded by the coding sequence ATGGCACATGCAGTGCGATTCCACGAAACCGGCGGCCCCGAGGTCCTGCGCTGGGAGGAAGTCGACGTCGGCGACCCGGGCCCCGGCCAGGTCCGCCTGCGCCACGACGCGGTCGGCCTGAATTTCGCCGACACGTACTTCCGCAGCGGCCTGTATCCGGTGCCGCTGCCTGCCGGCCTCGGCGTCGAGGCGGCCGGCGTGGTCGAAGCGGTCGGCCCCGGCGTGACGAACGTCGCCGTCGGCGACCGCGTGACCTACACGGGCTTCCTGAACACGCTCGGCGCGTACAGCACCGAACGGCTGATTCCCGCCGCGCCGCTCGTGCGGCTGCCGGCCGGCATCACGTGCGAAACGGCCGCGGCGATGACGATGCGCGGCCTGACGTCGGCCTACCTGCTGCGCCGCATCCATGCGTTCGCACCGGGCGACACGATCCTGCTGCACGCGGCCGCCGGCGGCGTCGGGCTGATTGTGTCGCAATGGGCGAAGCTGCTCGGGCTCAAGGTGATCGGCACCGTCTCCAGCGAGCACAAGGCCGAAATCGCCCGCGCACACGGTTGCGATCACACGATCGACTACAGCCGCGAGGACGTCGCGAAGCGCGTGCGCGAGCTGACGGACGGTGCGGGCGTCGACGTCGTGTTCGACAGCGTCGGCAAGGACACCTTCGAAGGCTCACTCGATTCGCTGAAGCGGCGCGGGCTGATGGTGTGCGTCGGCACCGCGTCGGGCCCGATCCCGCCGTTCGATCCGCAGCGCCTCGCGATGAAAGGCTCGCTATACCTGACGCGCCCGGCGCTGGCCGACTACATCGCCGATCCGGCCGAGAAGAACGACCTGGCCGGCGAACTGTTCGCGCACGTCGCGGCCGGCCGGATCCGGATCGAGATCAACCAGCGCTACGCGCTGCAGGACGCCGCGCAGGCGCATCGCGATCTCGAATCGCGCAAGACGACCGGTTCGTCGGTGTTCATGGTCTGA
- a CDS encoding TauD/TfdA dioxygenase family protein: MRVEPLTCAIGAELLDVSLADAVHDDGLFAEIRVQLLRHRVLFLRDQDITRAEHVAFARRFGELEDHPVAGSDPEHPGLVRIYKSPDQPNDRYENAWHSDASWRVAPPFGCVLRCIDGPPVGGDTMWANMVLAYERLPEHVKQQIDDLRARHSIEASFGAAMPIDKRLALKAQYPDAEHPVVRTHPETGEKVLYVNAFTTHFTNFHTPARVRVGQDANPGAGQLLQYLVSQAYIPEYQVRWRWKRHSVAIWDNRSTQHYAVMDYPPCVRQMERAGIVGDVPF, encoded by the coding sequence ATGCGAGTCGAACCCCTGACCTGCGCGATCGGCGCGGAACTGCTGGATGTGAGCCTCGCCGACGCCGTGCACGACGACGGCCTGTTCGCCGAGATCCGCGTGCAGCTGCTTCGCCATCGCGTGCTGTTCCTGCGCGACCAGGACATCACGCGCGCCGAGCATGTCGCGTTCGCGCGGCGCTTCGGCGAGCTCGAGGATCATCCGGTGGCCGGCAGCGATCCCGAGCATCCGGGGCTCGTGCGGATCTACAAGTCGCCCGACCAGCCGAACGACCGCTACGAGAATGCGTGGCACAGCGATGCGAGCTGGCGCGTGGCGCCGCCGTTCGGCTGCGTACTGCGCTGCATCGACGGTCCGCCGGTTGGCGGCGACACGATGTGGGCGAACATGGTGCTCGCCTACGAGCGCCTGCCTGAACACGTGAAGCAGCAGATCGACGACTTGCGCGCGCGCCACAGCATCGAGGCGAGCTTCGGCGCGGCGATGCCGATCGACAAGCGCCTCGCGCTGAAGGCGCAGTACCCGGACGCCGAGCATCCGGTCGTGCGCACGCATCCTGAAACCGGCGAGAAAGTGCTGTACGTGAATGCGTTCACCACGCATTTCACCAACTTCCACACGCCGGCGCGCGTGCGGGTCGGGCAGGACGCGAATCCCGGCGCCGGCCAGTTGCTGCAATACCTGGTCAGCCAGGCGTACATCCCCGAGTACCAGGTGCGCTGGCGCTGGAAGAGGCACAGCGTCGCGATCTGGGACAACCGCAGCACCCAGCACTACGCGGTGATGGACTACCCGCCGTGCGTGCGCCAGATGGAGCGCGCGGGCATCGTCGGCGACGTGCCGTTCTGA
- a CDS encoding 3-keto-5-aminohexanoate cleavage protein, producing MQFLDDSLHPENQDKVVITVAPYGPEWMPADFPEDIPVTMDEHVQKAVDCYNAGATVLHLHVRELDGKGSKRLSKFNELLGRLREAVPDMILQVGGSISFAPEGEGADAKWLSDDTRHMLAELTPKPDQVTVAINTVQMNITELMNRQDIAGTSLNEAAYWDAYREMTVPAGPGWVDEHLRRLQAAGIQPHFQLTGMHALETLERIIRRGVYRGPLNVTWVGIGGGFDGPNPYNFMEFVRRCPDGACITLESLMKNVLPINTVAMALGLHPRCGIEDTIIDQKGNRMTSVQQVEQCARIARELGRDIATGKEAKAIYRIGVQYDGIDETLAHLGMAPNRRSGQVNVPLRAA from the coding sequence ATGCAATTTCTCGACGATTCGCTGCACCCGGAAAACCAGGACAAGGTGGTCATCACGGTCGCGCCGTACGGCCCCGAATGGATGCCGGCCGATTTTCCGGAAGACATTCCGGTGACGATGGACGAGCACGTGCAGAAGGCCGTCGACTGCTACAACGCGGGCGCGACGGTGCTGCACCTGCACGTGCGCGAACTCGACGGCAAGGGCAGCAAGCGCCTGTCGAAGTTCAACGAACTGCTCGGCCGGCTGCGCGAGGCGGTGCCCGACATGATCCTGCAGGTGGGCGGCTCGATCTCGTTCGCGCCGGAAGGCGAGGGCGCCGACGCGAAATGGCTGTCCGACGACACGCGCCACATGCTTGCCGAATTGACGCCGAAGCCCGACCAGGTGACGGTCGCGATCAACACCGTGCAGATGAACATCACCGAGCTGATGAACCGCCAGGACATCGCCGGCACGTCGTTGAACGAAGCCGCGTACTGGGACGCGTACCGCGAGATGACCGTGCCGGCCGGCCCCGGCTGGGTCGACGAGCACCTGCGCCGCCTGCAGGCGGCCGGCATCCAGCCGCATTTCCAGCTCACCGGCATGCACGCGCTGGAAACGCTCGAACGGATCATCCGCCGCGGCGTCTATCGCGGCCCGCTGAACGTCACGTGGGTCGGCATCGGCGGCGGCTTCGACGGCCCGAATCCGTACAACTTCATGGAATTCGTGCGGCGCTGCCCGGACGGCGCGTGCATCACGCTCGAATCGCTGATGAAGAACGTCCTGCCGATCAACACGGTCGCGATGGCGCTGGGCCTGCATCCGCGCTGCGGGATCGAGGACACGATCATCGACCAGAAGGGCAACCGGATGACGTCGGTGCAGCAGGTCGAGCAGTGCGCACGGATCGCGCGCGAACTCGGCCGCGACATCGCCACCGGCAAGGAGGCGAAGGCGATCTACCGGATCGGCGTGCAGTACGACGGCATCGACGAAACGCTGGCGCACCTCGGGATGGCGCCGAACCGCCGCTCCGGCCAGGTGAACGTGCCGCTGCGGGCCGCCTGA
- a CDS encoding MFS transporter — MLIHQVEPSMQDVAAAGRRAPAYAWLVFGLTVGLLLSDYMSRQVLNAVFPLLKHAWALSDTQLGSLSGVVALLVGLLTFPLSVLADRFGRVRSIVLMAALWSIATLGCALSTNYAEMLVARGLVGLGEAAYGSVGVALILSIFPARLRATLTGAFMAGGAFGSVFGMALGGLVGAHLGWRWSFGVMAALGIVLLVAYRCVVTERRLAAYRIEPCRRDAGVPRDLRGNVRALMSGLFASRSVICAYLGSGLHLFVPGALFAWLPSYLNRYYAMAPDRAAVLAAGFVLLAGVGMVGCGIVTDRVGKTDGKRKWLTAIAYCVLTGVCLAMAFRLPPGPLQLALICAGMLVGAGASGASGAMVANLTPAAIHASAFATLTLANNLLGMAPGPLLTGWVADRAGLVGALQWIPVVPLMAAVLFAIGRASYVSDLARVERERRASHLS; from the coding sequence ATGCTGATCCATCAAGTCGAGCCGTCGATGCAGGACGTCGCCGCCGCCGGCCGGCGCGCGCCCGCGTATGCGTGGCTCGTGTTCGGCCTGACCGTCGGCCTGCTGCTGTCGGACTACATGTCGCGGCAGGTGCTCAATGCCGTATTCCCGCTGCTCAAGCACGCGTGGGCGCTGTCGGACACGCAGCTCGGTTCGCTGTCCGGCGTCGTCGCGCTGCTGGTCGGGTTGCTGACGTTCCCGCTGTCGGTACTCGCCGACCGCTTCGGGCGCGTGCGCAGCATCGTGCTGATGGCCGCGTTGTGGAGCATCGCGACGCTCGGCTGCGCGCTGTCGACGAACTACGCGGAGATGCTCGTCGCACGCGGCCTCGTCGGGCTCGGCGAAGCCGCGTACGGCAGCGTCGGCGTCGCGCTGATCCTCAGCATCTTTCCGGCACGGCTGCGCGCGACCCTGACCGGCGCGTTCATGGCCGGCGGCGCATTCGGCTCCGTGTTCGGGATGGCGCTCGGCGGGCTGGTCGGTGCGCATCTCGGCTGGCGCTGGTCGTTCGGCGTGATGGCCGCGCTCGGCATCGTGCTGCTCGTCGCGTATCGCTGCGTCGTGACCGAACGGCGGCTCGCCGCGTATCGGATCGAACCGTGCCGGCGCGACGCCGGCGTGCCGCGCGACCTGCGCGGCAACGTGCGCGCGCTGATGTCGGGGCTGTTCGCATCGCGTTCGGTGATCTGCGCGTACCTCGGCAGCGGGCTGCACCTGTTCGTGCCGGGCGCGCTGTTCGCGTGGCTGCCGAGCTACCTGAACCGCTACTACGCGATGGCGCCCGACCGCGCGGCGGTGCTCGCGGCCGGCTTCGTGCTGCTCGCGGGCGTCGGGATGGTCGGCTGCGGGATCGTCACCGACCGCGTCGGCAAGACCGACGGCAAGCGCAAGTGGCTGACCGCGATCGCGTATTGCGTCCTCACGGGCGTGTGCCTCGCGATGGCGTTCCGGCTGCCGCCCGGGCCGCTGCAGCTCGCGCTGATCTGCGCGGGGATGCTGGTCGGCGCGGGTGCGTCCGGTGCATCGGGCGCGATGGTCGCGAACCTGACGCCGGCCGCGATCCACGCGTCGGCGTTCGCGACGCTCACGCTCGCCAACAACCTGCTCGGCATGGCGCCGGGCCCGCTGCTGACGGGGTGGGTCGCCGATCGCGCCGGGCTCGTCGGCGCACTGCAATGGATTCCCGTCGTGCCGCTCATGGCCGCCGTGCTGTTCGCCATCGGACGCGCGAGCTATGTGTCCGACCTCGCGCGCGTCGAACGCGAACGGCGCGCGTCCCACCTTTCCTGA
- a CDS encoding RBBP9/YdeN family alpha/beta hydrolase codes for MTLTTTPTILIVPGLRDHVEDHWQTHLERRLPNARAVAPLEADKLSRAARVAALDAALAEIDGPVILVAHSAGVMITVHWARQATRQIHGALLAAPADLESPMPAGYPAPDAIAANGWTPIPTGRLPFPSIVAASRNDPLAGFERVEALAAGWGSKLVDLGEVGHLNPASGYGEWRDAERLIEEVAALGTA; via the coding sequence ATGACCCTGACGACCACCCCCACCATCCTGATCGTGCCCGGCTTGCGCGATCACGTCGAAGACCACTGGCAGACGCACCTCGAACGGCGCCTGCCGAACGCACGCGCCGTCGCGCCGCTCGAAGCCGACAAGCTGAGCCGCGCCGCACGCGTCGCGGCGCTCGATGCGGCGCTGGCCGAAATCGACGGCCCGGTGATCCTCGTCGCGCACAGCGCGGGCGTGATGATCACGGTGCACTGGGCACGGCAGGCCACGCGCCAGATCCACGGCGCGCTGCTCGCGGCGCCGGCCGATCTCGAGTCGCCGATGCCCGCCGGTTATCCGGCGCCCGATGCGATCGCCGCGAACGGCTGGACGCCGATACCGACCGGACGGCTGCCGTTTCCGAGCATCGTCGCCGCGAGCCGCAACGATCCGCTCGCAGGTTTCGAACGCGTCGAGGCGCTGGCGGCAGGGTGGGGCAGCAAGCTGGTCGATCTGGGGGAGGTCGGGCACCTGAACCCGGCGTCGGGGTATGGCGAGTGGCGGGATGCAGAGCGGTTGATCGAAGAAGTGGCCGCTCTCGGCACGGCCTGA
- a CDS encoding ABC transporter substrate-binding protein gives MNATPIARRVRRIALAVGFTLSATAAVAAPVSLNIVDVAGNLQLTQKAIEAFKDKNPNLVSNVTFTNAPAPQLPGKIKAMQAAGRADIDLVLTGTDALAAGIEQNLWQKLLPDDAAALPGVLDKYAPGPRKMQDLAQGYGLEVTYMPAGPLLEYNPAKVSDPPKTPDQLLAWCKAHPNKLIYARPANSGPGRTFLMGLPYVLGDKNPQDPINGWDKTWAFLKALNDCVPYYPGGTSAVMKELGEGTRDMTVTVTGWDLNPRALGIVPAEFKVQAFDNMTWVNDAHYMVIPKGVPKEKLDVLFKLMNFLLEPAQQAMTYDDGYFYPGPAVKGVTLEMAPAHSQEVIKKFGRPEYAKLLAERPHVQPLNAQAMVAAFQKWDREIGSQKSK, from the coding sequence ATGAACGCCACCCCGATCGCTCGCCGTGTCCGCCGGATCGCACTCGCCGTGGGCTTCACGCTGTCTGCCACGGCCGCCGTCGCCGCCCCCGTCTCGTTGAACATCGTCGATGTCGCGGGCAACCTTCAGCTCACGCAGAAGGCCATCGAAGCCTTCAAGGACAAGAACCCGAACCTCGTCTCGAACGTCACGTTCACGAACGCGCCCGCGCCGCAGTTGCCGGGCAAGATCAAGGCGATGCAGGCGGCGGGGCGCGCCGACATCGACCTCGTGCTGACGGGCACCGACGCGCTGGCCGCCGGCATCGAGCAGAACCTGTGGCAGAAGCTGCTGCCCGACGACGCGGCCGCGCTCCCCGGCGTGCTCGACAAATACGCGCCCGGCCCGCGCAAGATGCAGGATCTCGCGCAGGGCTACGGCCTCGAAGTCACCTACATGCCGGCTGGCCCGCTGCTCGAATACAACCCGGCGAAGGTCAGCGACCCGCCGAAGACACCCGATCAGCTGCTCGCCTGGTGCAAGGCGCACCCGAACAAGCTGATCTATGCGCGCCCGGCGAACTCGGGCCCCGGCCGCACGTTCCTGATGGGGCTGCCGTACGTGCTCGGCGACAAGAATCCGCAGGATCCGATCAACGGCTGGGACAAGACCTGGGCGTTCCTCAAGGCGCTGAACGACTGCGTGCCGTACTACCCGGGCGGCACGTCGGCGGTGATGAAGGAACTCGGCGAGGGCACGCGCGACATGACCGTGACCGTCACCGGCTGGGACCTCAACCCGCGCGCCCTCGGCATCGTGCCGGCGGAATTCAAGGTCCAGGCCTTCGACAACATGACGTGGGTCAACGACGCGCACTACATGGTGATCCCGAAGGGTGTGCCGAAGGAAAAGCTCGACGTGCTGTTCAAGCTGATGAACTTCCTGCTCGAACCGGCGCAACAGGCGATGACCTACGACGACGGCTACTTCTATCCGGGCCCGGCGGTGAAGGGCGTGACGCTCGAGATGGCGCCCGCGCACAGCCAGGAGGTGATCAAGAAATTCGGCCGCCCCGAGTACGCGAAGCTGCTCGCGGAGCGCCCGCACGTGCAGCCGCTCAACGCGCAGGCGATGGTCGCCGCGTTCCAGAAGTGGGATCGCGAGATCGGATCGCAGAAGTCGAAGTGA
- a CDS encoding ABC transporter ATP-binding protein, with amino-acid sequence MKHSFERLRLDGVCRSFTNAEGAQVAALNGLDLEIRRGEFIALLGPSGCGKSTALNCIAGLQPLTRGGIWLDDTRIDVLPPERRGFGMVFQNYALFPHMSVLDNVGFGLKMRGVPKQETRRRAQQALELVQLVGHEGKLPGQLSGGQQQRVAIARAIVIEPPLVLMDEPLSNLDTKLRIEMRAEIRRIHTQLERATIYVTHDQDEALSMADRIVVMKEGVVQQVATPKDVYTRPHNLHVARFMGYRNVLPFTLEGMAGDYVNVAAGGVRVTGVPMAGFDTKEVVVALRPDDIERADDAGDNTNAFDSTVETVEYGGRDSLIRAVTPFGPIWARVAGEFTEGEPLRLRVAPSRTLVYPGAPT; translated from the coding sequence ATGAAGCACAGTTTCGAACGGCTGCGGCTCGATGGCGTGTGCCGCAGCTTCACCAATGCGGAAGGCGCGCAGGTCGCCGCGCTGAACGGTCTCGATCTCGAGATCCGGCGCGGCGAATTCATCGCGCTGCTCGGCCCGTCGGGCTGCGGCAAGTCGACCGCGCTCAACTGCATCGCGGGGCTGCAGCCGCTCACGCGCGGCGGCATCTGGCTCGACGACACGCGCATCGACGTGCTGCCGCCCGAGCGCCGCGGCTTCGGGATGGTGTTCCAGAACTACGCGCTGTTTCCGCACATGTCGGTGCTCGACAACGTCGGCTTCGGCCTCAAGATGCGCGGCGTGCCGAAGCAGGAAACGCGGCGGCGCGCGCAGCAGGCGCTCGAACTCGTGCAGCTCGTCGGCCACGAGGGCAAGCTGCCCGGGCAACTGTCGGGCGGGCAGCAGCAGCGTGTCGCGATTGCGCGCGCGATCGTGATCGAGCCGCCGCTCGTGCTGATGGACGAGCCGCTGTCGAACCTCGACACGAAGCTGCGCATCGAGATGCGCGCCGAGATCCGCCGCATCCACACACAGCTCGAACGCGCGACGATCTACGTGACGCACGACCAGGACGAAGCGCTGTCGATGGCCGACCGCATCGTCGTGATGAAGGAGGGCGTCGTGCAGCAGGTCGCGACGCCGAAGGACGTCTACACGCGCCCGCACAACCTGCACGTCGCGCGCTTCATGGGTTATCGCAACGTGCTGCCGTTCACGCTCGAAGGGATGGCCGGCGATTACGTGAACGTCGCGGCCGGTGGCGTGCGCGTCACGGGCGTGCCGATGGCCGGCTTCGATACGAAGGAGGTCGTGGTCGCGCTGCGCCCCGACGACATCGAGCGGGCAGACGATGCGGGCGACAACACGAACGCGTTCGACTCGACCGTCGAAACGGTCGAGTACGGCGGCCGCGACTCGCTGATCCGCGCGGTCACGCCGTTCGGCCCGATCTGGGCGCGCGTCGCCGGCGAATTCACGGAAGGCGAGCCGCTGCGGCTGCGCGTTGCGCCGTCACGCACGCTCGTCTACCCGGGAGCGCCGACATGA